The window ATCCACAAAAACACGGAAACATAAAACTTGCAaagaaagaattaaaaaagaagaCTTAGAGCAAAGccaattaaaaaagaattaaagtTCTGTGAATTTTCGGAAATTCCCGTGTTAATTGTTCACTACCCTGCAATCTTTGTTCTCTTATCTTTTCTGAAAATCCATTCATTTTGGGCTGTTGTTGTTGAGATCATATCATGGCTGGTGCACTTATTGGTGGAGCTTTTCTTTCTGGCTTCATTAACGTTGTTTTTGACAGGTTCCTTACAAAAGATTCGGTCAACCTGATCTTGGGCAAGAAGCTCGGCTCTGACTTGGTTGAGAGGCTGAAGATTTCTCTGCATGCTGCTGAAGCTCTGGTTGGTGATGCTGAGTACAAGCAACTGGACAACCCATCTGTGAAGGATTGGCTCAACTGTCTGAAGGATGCTGTTTACATGGCTGATGACTTGCTGAACGTTGTCCTCATGAAAGCCGCCACTCGAAAGGAGGTACGTTCTTTCTGGCCCATTAGCTTCCTCAACCCAGATAGGGACATGGTAGATAAGATGGAAGGGGTGGTTAGAAGGATAGAATTTCTTGAAAAACAAAAGGATTTCCTTGGTCTGAAAGTGATTCCCAAGGACAATAACTTGGCATGGAGAGCATCCACATCTCTGGTGGAGGGGAATATATATGGCAGGGAGGATGATCAACAAGCCTTACTCAAAATAATAAGTGATAACAGTGAATCTCAGTTATCTGTGATCCCTATTGTTGGCATGGGTGGGGTTGGTAAAACAACCTTAGCTAAATGGGTGTACAGTGTCATAGAGGGATTTGATCTGAAAGCATGGATTTGCATCTCTGAAACATTTGATGTTGCTGATATTATAAAGACAATCATAGAGGAAGTTACTAGAAGTCCTTGTACTCTTCAGAGTTTAAATTCGCTTCAACTTGAATTGAAGAGAATCTTGTGGGAGAAGAAGTTTCTTATTGTTCTAGACGACGTCTGGAACGATGATGCTGATAGCTGGAAGAAATTTAAAACTCCTTTCCATGGTGGGGCTAAGGGAAGTACAATGCTTCTAACAACTCGCATCAAAGAGGTTGCCTCAATAGTTCAAACCTATCCCTCTTACTTTCTTAATGAGCTGTCGGAAGATTATTGTTGGCTAGTGTTTGCAGATAATTCATGTTTTCTAAAGTCAAACGATAATTCAGCACTAGAAGAAATTGGTAGAAAAATTGTCAAGAAGTGTAAGGGGTTGCCATTAGCTGCAGAAACCCTCGGGCGCTTGTTGCGAGGAAAGGAGGATGTTAAAGAATGGAATGTTGTTTTAACAAGTGACATCTGGGAATTTTCTATGAAAAATAGTAAAATTGTTCCAGCATTGTTAATAAGCTACTTCCAGCTCCCTGCCTATTTAAAGCGTTGTTTTGTTTATTGTTCGTTGTATCCCAAAGATCACGAATTTGTCAAAGATGAACTAATCTTGTTGTGGATAGCAGAAGATCTTTTAAGGCCATTGAAGAAAGGAGAAACTCTAGAAGAAGTTGGTCGGGAGTGCTTTGATGAACTAGCTTCCAGACATTTTTTTAAACAGCATGATCATTTTTATAAGATGCATGACCTATTGCATGACTTAGCAATTTTTcttgctggagacttctattgtAGATTAGAGCTTGGTAATGTAGAAGCTATGACTACTTTGACTCGTCATTTGTCCTTTGAAAGCTTGAGTCATCTGATCTCAGAAAATTTTGGTGCCATTGAATATTTGAGGACATTCATGCGAATTAATTTCTTTTCTCATTTAGACAACAATGATGGTGTAACATTTATCTTAATGTCAAAACTCAAATATTTGAGAGTTTTGTCATTTTCTTTATTCAAAGGACTTGATGTATTGCCTGATACAATAGGCGAATTGACTTACTTGCGTTACTTGAATCTCTCCAAGACAAGCATTAAGTCACTACCAGAATCATTGTGTGACCTGTACAATCTACAAACATTGAAGCTGGATGAGTGTTCTAGTTTGACTATGTTACCCAATGGCATGCATAGGCTTGTTAATTTGCGACATCTATGTATTTGGAGAACTTGTTTAAAAGAAATGCCAGGAGGAATGAGCAAATTGAAACAGTTGCACATTTTACACCACTTTATTATGGGCAAGCATGAAGACAATGGAATCCAAGAGTTGGGAGGCCTTTTAAATATTCATGGATCATTTGGGATTAAGAATTTGGAGAATGTTGTGGATGTCACACAAGCAAGGAGTGCAAGGATATTGGATAAGAAGCACATTGACCGCTTAGTGTTGAAATGGTCTTCAAGCGATGATATGGTTTCAAATACACAAACTGAAAGAGATATACTTGGCACCCTGCAACCACACAATGGGTTGAAAATATTGAAAATCAAGGGATACAGAGGTACAATATTTCCAAATTGGGTTGGACATTATTCATACCAAAATATGACTGGTGTATGTTTGGAGTCTTGTAACAATTGTTGCATGTTGCCTTCACTTGGACAGCTTCCATCTCTTAAGGCTTTGCGCATTGAAGGTTTTGGTAGGCTCAAGAGTGTTGGAATGGAGTTTTACAAGAATGAAGGAGATCATCATTCTTCTCCTATTGCACCGTTTCCTGCACTCAAGACATTGGAATTTTGGAGTATGCCATGTTGGGAGGTGTGGCACTTATCTGACTCAGAAACTTTTCCTCAACTCAAGAACCTTCAAATAACAAACTGTCCAATGCTAAAGGGAGATATGCTTAATCACTTATTCTTGAGAATAGTTTCTTCCTTTTTGGATGCTTCCAAAGTTCACAAACTAGATATATCGGAAGATCATGAAGGATGGTCTCGATTGGTGTCACTTAAGGGAGATACTTTATCAATTAAGGGATGTGAAACTGTGGTGGAGTCTGCATTTAAGGCAGTTAGCATCAACCACCTAACTTGCATACAAGAAATACGAATTTCACATTGTTCGTTTGCTGTATCCTTTCCTGGCAACTGTTTACATAAATCTTTGCAAAAGCTGACAATCTGGCATTGCGAAAAACTGGAATTCCCACAGCAACAGCAGCAGAAGTATGATTTGGTAGAGCTACAAATACACTCCAGCTGCGATTCACTGTCCTCATTGTCATTGGATGCCTTTCCAAATCTGAAGACTCTCAAGATATCAGGGTGTGAGAATCTGGAATCAGTTTCAATATCACAGCCACCACACACTGCTCTTCAACGTCTCTCCATCCATCAATGCCCcaaatttatgtcatttacagGAGAAGGACTGGCTGAACCCAACTTGACTCATTTCGAAGTTAACTTGTGTGACAAGTTGGAGGCATTGCCGAGTGACATGAATTCTCTTCTCCCAAATTTAGATTCTGTCGACAGCCGGGAAATTTGTAGGCTGCCAGATGGTGGTTTGCCGCCTAACTTGAAGCAACTTATTGTCAACAAACAACTGAGGGGTCTATCGTCGATGGGCAACTTCAACACCCTCACTCATCTTACCATTCAGGGTTATGTTGGTGTGAGGTCATTCCCAGAGGTAGCTTCTCTGCCTCACCTTCCCTACCTTATCACTTTGCGTCTGTATTGGTTTCCAGATCTCGAGACATTGGAGTGCAACCAGCTTCTCTGCCTCAACTCCCTCCAGAAATTAAAAATTGGATGGTGTCCAAAGCTGGAGAATATGACAGGAGAAAAGCTGCCTCCTTCTCTCTCACTATTTAAAATTAAACACTGTCCTTTGTTGGGAGAACACTTCAAGAACAAGCATCAACAACTTTGGCCCAAAATTTCCCACATCCTTACCATTAAAGTTGATGATGAACAAATTTTCTGAATAGAGATTTCTAAGTAGGTAATTTCTCTAATCTTCATGTTTCTTATGGTATTTTATACATGCATAAATTTCCTTTTCCTtaaagatacaaaaaaaaaaaaaaaacaaaggagtCCTCACTTTATTTAGGCAACATTAAGTAGTTGAACTGAAATACCAACAAGaaagtttgaattttttctttcatttatcaGGGGATCTTTCAGTTCGTAGGTGTACTTGGAGAGATATCCGTTGTTGCTCTGacaaaagtaattaattaattactatatgTGATACTTATTAAGTATTaacattcatatttttttataaaattgcaTTTAAAAAGGAAGATAAGAagtacaacaaaataaaaattggaAGACAAggaatatctctttttttttttcctaatccaacatttaagaattgttttttaTGTATTAAACAAATGAATGAATCAAAATTACAGTTTTTACCATCTTTTGCAGGTAGTTTGTGCATAAATCAAGATGTAATCCTATACATTGGTTATATATTCTAAGTTCATTTAAGGTGGCAAGCTGGATTAATGTGTTGTGACCAGAAGCTGTGTTTTCTGATTTTGTCTTCATGCTAGTATCTAAACTAGAATGAGcaggaaagaaaacaaaggaaaagatGGAGAAAGTTGGAGTGACACCTATCAATGAAAAGTTTTTGTTGTTGGTATATTTTTCATTActctctataattttatttgttttctttttgacatagaaacaaaataaaatgataGCTTGATTTGTGGAAAGAAAACCATTATAAAATGGTGTTTTTGTCTTTGATAATTCTTTATGAGAGTCAGCTTTTGTGTTGCAAGATTCTTGTAGGATAGTAAAAGGAATGAGCATGAGGTGTGTAAGCTTTCAAAATAAAAGGATCAAGTTATTGCTGTGTAATCTTTTTTAACCGTAGATTGATTCATTAGATAAAATTAATTGTAGATGCCTAGAATAAAGTATTTCTAATACTAAGAGAAAGTGTTCTGTAATAATAACTATTTCTTCCTTGTATTGTTTGTAAACAGAGATGTAACTGTGTCCATACAACATGCTATCTGAATTTTGGTGACATAGAAGAGTAAGTTGGGATTTTTGCCTTCAACTGCTTGATGGATTTGTACCTCTGAGTTCAACATTATTAGTTATTATGTTGTATGATGATAAACATTATTTTTGGAGTAGATTAAATGTGTGTCATTGCATTGATGTAACTGCATTTTTTTCCCTATTGTTTCAGAAATATTTATTGGATGACTTGGATATGCCTTGCACATTTCCAAGGTTGATAATTGAGATATTAGTGTCACTCTAAACAGATAAGTATTATTTCTCTAATTTAAAAATGTAGAAAACTGTATTATTACCTTGGTCGTGACTCATGCAGCAGTTGAAACCTTCCtcaacttgcagttttgt is drawn from Arachis hypogaea cultivar Tifrunner chromosome 12, arahy.Tifrunner.gnm2.J5K5, whole genome shotgun sequence and contains these coding sequences:
- the LOC112726910 gene encoding putative disease resistance RPP13-like protein 1 — translated: MAGALIGGAFLSGFINVVFDRFLTKDSVNLILGKKLGSDLVERLKISLHAAEALVGDAEYKQLDNPSVKDWLNCLKDAVYMADDLLNVVLMKAATRKEVRSFWPISFLNPDRDMVDKMEGVVRRIEFLEKQKDFLGLKVIPKDNNLAWRASTSLVEGNIYGREDDQQALLKIISDNSESQLSVIPIVGMGGVGKTTLAKWVYSVIEGFDLKAWICISETFDVADIIKTIIEEVTRSPCTLQSLNSLQLELKRILWEKKFLIVLDDVWNDDADSWKKFKTPFHGGAKGSTMLLTTRIKEVASIVQTYPSYFLNELSEDYCWLVFADNSCFLKSNDNSALEEIGRKIVKKCKGLPLAAETLGRLLRGKEDVKEWNVVLTSDIWEFSMKNSKIVPALLISYFQLPAYLKRCFVYCSLYPKDHEFVKDELILLWIAEDLLRPLKKGETLEEVGRECFDELASRHFFKQHDHFYKMHDLLHDLAIFLAGDFYCRLELGNVEAMTTLTRHLSFESLSHLISENFGAIEYLRTFMRINFFSHLDNNDGVTFILMSKLKYLRVLSFSLFKGLDVLPDTIGELTYLRYLNLSKTSIKSLPESLCDLYNLQTLKLDECSSLTMLPNGMHRLVNLRHLCIWRTCLKEMPGGMSKLKQLHILHHFIMGKHEDNGIQELGGLLNIHGSFGIKNLENVVDVTQARSARILDKKHIDRLVLKWSSSDDMVSNTQTERDILGTLQPHNGLKILKIKGYRGTIFPNWVGHYSYQNMTGVCLESCNNCCMLPSLGQLPSLKALRIEGFGRLKSVGMEFYKNEGDHHSSPIAPFPALKTLEFWSMPCWEVWHLSDSETFPQLKNLQITNCPMLKGDMLNHLFLRIVSSFLDASKVHKLDISEDHEGWSRLVSLKGDTLSIKGCETVVESAFKAVSINHLTCIQEIRISHCSFAVSFPGNCLHKSLQKLTIWHCEKLEFPQQQQQKYDLVELQIHSSCDSLSSLSLDAFPNLKTLKISGCENLESVSISQPPHTALQRLSIHQCPKFMSFTGEGLAEPNLTHFEVNLCDKLEALPSDMNSLLPNLDSVDSREICRLPDGGLPPNLKQLIVNKQLRGLSSMGNFNTLTHLTIQGYVGVRSFPEVASLPHLPYLITLRLYWFPDLETLECNQLLCLNSLQKLKIGWCPKLENMTGEKLPPSLSLFKIKHCPLLGEHFKNKHQQLWPKISHILTIKVDDEQIF